CCCTCCTCATGCCAACCACCAGGTCAACACGTTCGGAGGACAGATCATGGCCTGGATGGAGAACGTGGCTACTATCGCTGCTAGGTACGTGGCTACTATCGCTGCTAGGTACGTGGCTACTATCGCTGCTAGGTACGTGGCTACTATCGCTGCTAGGTACGTGGCTACTATCGCTGCTAGGTACGTGGCTACTATCGCTGCTAGGTACGTGGCTACTATCGTGGCTACCCCcccgccccccacacacacacacacacacactgctgaacaataaatcaaatggccacccggactatttacatggaCCCAAAACCCCCCACCCCctgtgtttttacactgctgctactccctgtttattatctatgcatagtcactttacaaatgaccttgactaacctgtacccccgcacattgactctgtaccagtaccccctgtatatagccttgttattgttagtaagcatttcacggtaaggtctacacttgtcgtattcggcgcatgtgacaaataacatttgatttgacacacacacactgttaaacaAGAACAGAAAAAACACACAAGCAGAGTGTGATAAGAATGTAATTACACAGTATTGTATCATCTTCATCTTCATCCTCCTTctcgtcttcctcctccttctctcattcctccactcccttttctcactcctcctcttcatccccctctccctactccacctcttcctcctcctctccagtcgTCTGTGTAACGCCCACCCCACCCTGCGGAGCATTGACATGTTCCATTTCAGGGGTCCCTCACAAGTGGGCGACCGGCTGGTCCTCAAAGCCATCGTAAACAACGCATTCAAGAACAGGTGAGCTTTAAATCACATACTGTATAAAGCAAGGCTATAAATTGGTTTGACTGTGACAGTTTTTTGTATTTGAGTATTTCAAATCAATGGTGATAAGGATCGGGAGAACTTGTGCTCACattattgattgatttattgagtCATTTTTTGATTCATCTTGAATAAGTTCAAATTTGAGTCATTAACTTACATTGGAATGTTGAGCTGACCTGAGATGGTCATGTGATTGGCTGTGTCCCTGTGATGTCGCAGCATGGAGGTGGGCGTGTGTGCAGAGGCCTATCAGGGGGAGGAGCCTCTGAGGCACATCAACAGCGCCTTCATGATCTTTGAGGTCTGCGACAGGGATGGCAAGCCCTGCACGTTGCCAAAAATACAACCTGAACCCCTGGTCAGAGTCAACCAGTTCTCATTCAAATTTGAGTGAAATTAGATAAAAAAAttctatacatttttatttagatttttattagCAGTTAATGAACAGTAACTAGCTAAGGACCCTATTTCACAATATTGTCCTCCTGTCTTATTTAACCTCTTTCACTGACAGGAGGGAAGGAGACGGTATCAGGAGGCCATCGCTAGAAAGAAAATACGACTTGACAGGTGAAGAGAAGGATACTTCCTCTGAGTAACTTTAATCGTGACTGCAATGTAGCCTGCAAAGTGTATGGTGTACACAATAGAATATTGTAACAGATCTCTGTGTGTCCATTCAGGAAGTACATAATATCCTGCAAGCAGACCGAGGTGCCCTTATCTGTACCGTGGGACCTCAGCAACCAGGTAAAGGACGACGAGAGACCTTAACGTCAAACAGTACAGAATacaccctctggttctcattctGGTTCTCCCTCACTGTAGCAGTTGAAACAGTTTAGAATAGTACAGAGGTTAGAGTTGACATGTTTATTAAGATCCAAGATTGATCTAGAATGATTAGCACATCTTAGTCACGAGTAAGACCAAAGGTCATACATGCATGGGCCGATTTTATGGACTGTCCAATCACCTGGGCCTTGATATCAATTATAAAATGTATCGCCAGGTGATTGCGTGAGTGCTAAAGTGCTATGTCATGTCTAACTCTCCCAATGAACACATTGTGCTTACTGTGTTTGAAGCTGAACAAGTGTCAAATGGGAACAATAACTTTGAATGTATTTTGAATGGCTGCAGGTGTACCTGAGCTACAACAACGTGTCTGCTTTGAAGATGCTGGCTGCCAGAAACAACTGGGTTTTAAACTCTGAGAAAAACAAGGTGAGCTGGGTTGAGACTTTTATTTAGGCATAATGGATAGGGAGCCACTGTGGGACACAGGCTATGGCCAcgagggcccagagtttttctcGATCACAGTGCCAAACTAGGAAATACTCTGGGCTCATGTTAAATTCAGGACTAATCATGGCTTATGTAATCCCTCTCTGGCCCACAGGTGAGCCTGTACACCTTGGAGCAGAAGCAGGTGTTGAGTTTTAAGATTGAGTTTGAGGCAGACGTCCCGGCTGAGAGGGTCTTCATGGTGCTCTCTGACCTCAGCAAGAGAGTGGAGTGGGATCCAAACTACGAGTGGGTATCTTGGGTATCTGTATGCAACCTGTATGCACAGACACAGGACCCTCTCTTATGTGGTGTATAAGGCCTCAAGAGTATACACAGCAGCCTCCTGCACTGCATAGTATGTGTCACTGGCTTCTCCTGGTTTCATGACCTTCCCTGTGTAGGAGGTGTGAGCTGATTCATAGGGTGGACGATGATGACTTTCTGTACCGCGTGGTGACTCCCTCCATATGCCGGGGTGGGGTCAGTAGCAGCCCTTCAGCCAATCAGGGAGGGATGGTCCAGGACTTCATCCTCCTGGCCTCCAGGAGACCGCCGTGTGACAGCGGGTGAgtggcagactgacagacaggcagacagacaggcagacagacagaaaaatagAGAGACAATGTGATAGAAAGAGATTCTTTTCTTTTCAAGGGACCCTTATGTTATTGCTCTGCGTTCGgtcactctacccacacaccctcCTACAGAGGGCTACAACAGAGGGGAGGTGCTGTGTGCTGGCTTCAGCATCATGGAGGTCTCCAACACTGTATCCAAGGTAAGAAAGTGTGCAACCAGTAACAAATTGTTTGCCCAATGTGTTTGTAGTCTCTTGAATTACCACTGGTAAAATGACCATGACCGGTGGCAACTTTAATGATGAGGACAACTCCTATCCTGTTTGGCCCTCCTAGATCTCCTACTTCAACCAGGCGTCTCCCGAGGTCCTGCCCTACATCTCCACAGACATCGCCGGGCTCTCCTCCAGCTTCTACGGCACCTTCTGCACCTGTAGTACCTTCCTCCAGGACAACAGGGACAACCCTACCCCCAAAGACCAACCACCCTCCTCCACACtgaatagtacactactgtaaccCCCTATCCTCACCACACCTGACCCCCTCACCCTCGATGAGTATTGTGCTGATGGATTTAACAGACTGCTATTAGATGATCTGATTTAGTTCAAGTCTTATTTTATTAGACTGAATAATGTAATGAGCATGTTCAtaaatctgtttgtgctgtcttgccaactcctatggccaTTGACAATGACCGTAAAAtatatctgggaccaggctaatgaaAGAGGAGCATCTACAGCAAACATTTTTGGGGGCACTGATGGTTTTTAACAATGTTTTGCATCTCCAATTATAACATGTGAAAATTATGAGACAAATGTAAATTGTGTTTTAAGTTTTCCAGAGAATGAATACTAACGAGATGTTTTTTTACTGAGAAGGGCtctgtattttacatttttataaagGGTCAGAATACAGAAAGTAACACTGCGTTTTATGATATTTTTTATGATGAGGCATTCAAATGTTTCAGCCTAGTTACACATAAGATAAGAATATCATATCTTAAACTACGGGCAATaaagttttatatatatattttaaaaaaattaaCTACAAAGATTGTACAAAATTATTGCTAACAATTTTACAATAAATATATTACAATTAAATGGTTGTTTTTCATTGGTTTTTATTTACTTTAAATACAACAAAAGATTAGATGAAAATGTAGCAAACTGTCATTTAAGAGGTGATCATGTCTTCACATCTTAGACCAGTAGTTCTCAGTTATAAAAAACAAACTTCTGTCTTTGCTCCCAGAGAGGTTGGCCATGATTGCCTGTGGTCCTGCCTCCTCATCAATCCCACTTTCTATCCCGGTCTCCACTGTAAGTGAGTACTGTGACTGCACCTCCCGAATCCTCCTCTGTCCCTCCACAGATCTCCCCAGTGGCTCCGCCCTCACCTGCAGGGACACAGCCTGCCACGTCCCCTTCAGTAAAACCTCCATGTCATCCACCATGGCCCTGTTATAGCCCTCCCTCAGGACTTCAAGAGGCCAGCTGGGGGCCAGGGTCACATAAGGGAACACCTGGTTGACTGTGTGGAGGAACTCCCTCCCAGAGATGTAGCCCTGGGTCTGGAAGGCTCCATGGGACAGAGCCATGTTGACCCAGACGGGGCGGTACAGGAGGTCGCTGTGGTAGGCTGAgctgaggaggtggagagagggttcCAGCTGGCTCTGGGACTGGATCCTTAAGTAGATACCACAGGGTTTTGGAGAGGCCAGAACCAGGTTCAGGCAGTCCTGGAGAAGGAACTCTGGACGGGAGCCCTCCACCACTGGGACCCCAGGCTGGGCGGAACCAGATCCTACTGGAATGATGAGCATGCCACTGGCACTGTCTGCAACAGATTATGAATCCATCAGGAGATTTTACCGCTGTATTCAATATTCAACTCTAGACAGTATGAATGTCACTGATCAAAAAACCAAAATatctgtataaaacctagcattTCAATTCTCTAAGGTTGCCATTTTGGTTACACCCTCAcccttcatcatcatcactccTACCTGACAGCAGAGAAAGCAGCGAGgctctgtctgtgactgtgttcCACTGGATGTACAAGCCATCTCTATATTTCGGCTGGAAATAGTCAATCAGGTCTCCTCCAGGGTAGAACCGCCTCTGCCGATTTCTTTGCTCTACAATCACACAAACAACTCAGTCCTGTTTACATTAATTTAATATCAGGATGGACTGGTTGGAAATaccatttggttttactagttgTTGTCAAATtcttttgaaatacattttcaagACAGGAATGTAGAATGGtaatactaataatgaataagcTAATGATAATGATTCGTATGACTGTACATAAGTCATAGATGGTTCTCAAaactctcctcagggacccccagctgttccatgtgAGCACAACATGTCAACTCATCCTGAATCGGGTTAACTAGTTCAGAGCTATAACAGAATTCTGAAACGTCCGGGGGTCCCAGAGAAGAGTTTCACAGGGTTTGACTTACTGGCAGCTTCTTTAAACTGGGACAGGACAGGTTCATAGATGTCATAGTAGACCCGCTTAGGGTTGGTGTTGTCTCTGACGAACAGCAGGTCATTCACACTGGGGTTATTTTCCTGGCTCTGCCACAGAGTCAGACTGAACCTGTACACAGGGACAGACAGCTTATCTCATTGTCCACCATTCAGACAAGTGTAACCTCCATCAGTGTGATTGGAAGATATGAAAGTCACGACTAGATCAATTACTGTATAGGAGCTGTTCTAGTTACTTTGGTGACTGGCTGAGTAGCCAGCTGATGTGAGGCCATCCGTTCTTGGTCATGAGCGCGTGGACGGGGAAGGTGACTGTCTGAGGGACATTTTTGATGATGGCGTACATGTCCTCCACCATGGCCTGTGTGTAGGTGACGTTTGGGAACTGGGGCAGATACAGAACTGCCCATCCAGGAGAGATGGTCACGTCTGGAAAACTCTGCTGGATCATTGCCAAGAACCTGCATGGAGACAGGATAGTTGGGTATAATTAGTATGAGACTGATTCAAACCTTGAGATCCTGTTAGATCTCCAAGTCAGACAGTGACATGTAATAAAGCACTGGTATCTTAATTAAATTGAATAAGAAAAATCTATCTGGTCATGATTATTGTGAAAGAAAAGGTTGAAACTAAATTGTACTTGGCAATCCATCCAGCTGGTACGAGATCTGTATTGTAAAATTAGTTTGCTGAAGCATAAAGCAAAACATACAGGTCTGGGATTTGGCTAATACGATTGCTCTTTCCTTGCTACTCACTCAGGTCCGTTGATGACAGGCCAGAAGGCTGGGACGTTGGGCCCAGGGAGGATGTCAGCGTTCAGCCACACCGGCCGGTTGATGCCTTTAGTCTGGTTCTTCATGCTCAGGATGCCCAGAGAGGGAGTCACCGCCTGGATGCATTTGAAGTCCAGCTTTATGCCTGAAGGAGTCAGTTGTATTACATGCATGTTGTACGTAATtaaagtcgtggccaaaagttttgagaatgacacaaatattaatttcaacgaagtttgctgcttcagtgtctttagatgtttttgtcagatgttactatggaatactgaagtataattacaagcatttcataagtgtcaaaggcttttattgacaattacatgaagttgataccaagagtcaatatttgcagtgttgacccttctttttcaagacctctgcaatccgccctggcatgctgtcaattcacttctgggccacatcctgactgatggcagcccatttttgcataatcaatgcttggagtttgtcagattttgtgggtttttgtttgatacactgagccggcgcacttcttcctggctgacggccaactctagcacggcaacggtgaggagcttgtaccgagcgcaccgggctgtgagtgtgcatgggcgacacagtgcgcatcaccgcataccacggtgcttgttcagtcactcgctccccacggtaagcacggggagttggctcaggtcttaaaaccgccttagccaatctacccgtgtgcctctcgggcctccgttgttgccttgcctgttgatctcgtcgctgtacctccctcgctgcttccacctgttcccatgggaggcgatcccttccggcctggatctcctcccacgtccaggatcctttgccatccaggatgtcctcccatgtccagtccattggcccacgctgcttggtcctttggtggtgggatcttctgtaacgttcgtcgttcaaggtagaccaaggcgcagcgtgagttgagttcatcatcttttattttaaaggtgacccagcaaaaaacaataaacaacacaacgAACGAACAGCTTCGTAGTGCAAAATACATGCAACCAAACAAAGACAAaatcccacaactgactgtgtgaaaaagggctgcctaagtatgattctcaatcagagacaacgatagacagctgcctctgattggaaaccatactaggccaatcaaaggaaaaaccaacatagaattacaacacatagaatgcccacaccatgtcacaccctgacctaaccaaacagagaaaaaacggctctctcaggtcagggcgtgacatcttgatgatccgataaatggttgatttaggtgcaatcttactggcagcaatatccttgcctgtgaagccctttttgtgcaaagcaatgatgatgacacgtgtttccttgcaggtgaccatggttgacagaggaagaacaatgattccaagcaccaccctccttttgaagcttccagtctgttattcgaactcaatc
Above is a window of Salmo salar chromosome ssa03, Ssal_v3.1, whole genome shotgun sequence DNA encoding:
- the acot11a gene encoding acyl-coenzyme A thioesterase 11 isoform X2, with amino-acid sequence MSRPQDELAEEGEEVFRNLTEVKKSQIVMPCHANHRQELSVGQLLKWMDSTACLSAERHAGCPCVTASVDDIHFEHTIGVGQVVNIKAKVNRAFNTSMEVGIVVNCEDLFSDSHWRVCQAFATFVTQRTTGGKVQLRPLVPRTQEEQVEHSLAAERRRMRLVHADIMKDLLTNRAFQQVEVQEAEKAVPAERTQVESVELVLPPHANHQVNTFGGQIMAWMENVATIAASRLCNAHPTLRSIDMFHFRGPSQVGDRLVLKAIVNNAFKNSMEVGVCAEAYQGEEPLRHINSAFMIFEEGRRRYQEAIARKKIRLDRKYIISCKQTEVPLSVPWDLSNQVYLSYNNVSALKMLAARNNWVLNSEKNKVSLYTLEQKQVLSFKIEFEADVPAERVFMVLSDLSKRVEWDPNYERCELIHRVDDDDFLYRVVTPSICRGGVSSSPSANQGGMVQDFILLASRRPPCDSGDPYVIALRSVTLPTHPPTEGYNRGEVLCAGFSIMEVSNTVSKISYFNQASPEVLPYISTDIAGLSSSFYGTFCTCSTFLQDNRDNPTPKDQPPSSTLNSTLL
- the acot11a gene encoding acyl-coenzyme A thioesterase 11 isoform X4, whose product is MEVGIVVNCEDLFSDSHWRVCQAFATFVTQRTTGGKVQLRPLVPRTQEEQVEHSLAAERRRMRLVHADIMKDLLTNRAFQQVEVQEAEKAVPAERTQVESVELVLPPHANHQVNTFGGQIMAWMENVATIAASRLCNAHPTLRSIDMFHFRGPSQVGDRLVLKAIVNNAFKNSMEVGVCAEAYQGEEPLRHINSAFMIFEVCDRDGKPCTLPKIQPEPLEGRRRYQEAIARKKIRLDRKYIISCKQTEVPLSVPWDLSNQVYLSYNNVSALKMLAARNNWVLNSEKNKVSLYTLEQKQVLSFKIEFEADVPAERVFMVLSDLSKRVEWDPNYERCELIHRVDDDDFLYRVVTPSICRGGVSSSPSANQGGMVQDFILLASRRPPCDSGDPYVIALRSVTLPTHPPTEGYNRGEVLCAGFSIMEVSNTVSKISYFNQASPEVLPYISTDIAGLSSSFYGTFCTCSTFLQDNRDNPTPKDQPPSSTLNSTLL
- the fam151a gene encoding protein FAM151A isoform X2 → MLDFLIQTGDIRERDALYATWYHRANNKSEMNIALQSSIMVLEADVTVQGYATVNVTTIPIMAHPPAVYSDNTLDQWLDAVLQSKKGIKLDFKCIQAVTPSLGILSMKNQTKGINRPVWLNADILPGPNVPAFWPVINGPEFLAMIQQSFPDVTISPGWAVLYLPQFPNVTYTQAMVEDMYAIIKNVPQTVTFPVHALMTKNGWPHISWLLSQSPKFSLTLWQSQENNPSVNDLLFVRDNTNPKRVYYDIYEPVLSQFKEAAKQRNRQRRFYPGGDLIDYFQPKYRDGLYIQWNTVTDRASLLSLLSDSASGMLIIPVGSGSAQPGVPVVEGSRPEFLLQDCLNLVLASPKPCGIYLRIQSQSQLEPSLHLLSSAYHSDLLYRPVWVNMALSHGAFQTQGYISGREFLHTVNQVFPYVTLAPSWPLEVLREGYNRAMVDDMEVLLKGTWQAVSLQVRAEPLGRSVEGQRRIREVQSQYSLTVETGIESGIDEEAGPQAIMANLSGSKDRSLFFITENYWSKM
- the acot11a gene encoding acyl-coenzyme A thioesterase 11 isoform X3, which codes for MSRPQDELAEEGEEVFRNLTEVKKSQIVMPCHANHRQELSVGQLLKWMDSTACLSAERHAGCPCVTASVDDIHFEHTIGVGQVVNIKAKVNRAFNTSMEVGIVVNCEDLFSDSHWRVCQAFATFVTQRTTGGKVQLRPLVPRTQEEQVEHSLAAERRRMRLVHADIMKDLLTNRAFQQVEVQEAEKAVPAERTQVESVELVLPPHANHQVNTFGGQIMAWMENVATIAASRLCNAHPTLRSIDMFHFRGPSQVGDRLVLKAIVNNAFKNSMEVGVCAEAYQGEEPLRHINSAFMIFEVCDRDGKPCTLPKIQPEPLEGRRRYQEAIARKKIRLDRKYIISCKQTEVPLSVPWDLSNQVYLSYNNVSALKMLAARNNWVLNSEKNKVSLYTLEQKQVLSFKIEFEADVPAERVFMVLSDLSKRVEWDPNYERCELIHRVDDDDFLYRVVTPSICRGGVSSSPSANQGGMVQDFILLASRRPPCDSGGLQQRGGAVCWLQHHGGLQHCIQDLLLQPGVSRGPALHLHRHRRALLQLLRHLLHL
- the acot11a gene encoding acyl-coenzyme A thioesterase 11 isoform X1, translating into MSRPQDELAEEGEEVFRNLTEVKKSQIVMPCHANHRQELSVGQLLKWMDSTACLSAERHAGCPCVTASVDDIHFEHTIGVGQVVNIKAKVNRAFNTSMEVGIVVNCEDLFSDSHWRVCQAFATFVTQRTTGGKVQLRPLVPRTQEEQVEHSLAAERRRMRLVHADIMKDLLTNRAFQQVEVQEAEKAVPAERTQVESVELVLPPHANHQVNTFGGQIMAWMENVATIAASRLCNAHPTLRSIDMFHFRGPSQVGDRLVLKAIVNNAFKNSMEVGVCAEAYQGEEPLRHINSAFMIFEVCDRDGKPCTLPKIQPEPLEGRRRYQEAIARKKIRLDRKYIISCKQTEVPLSVPWDLSNQVYLSYNNVSALKMLAARNNWVLNSEKNKVSLYTLEQKQVLSFKIEFEADVPAERVFMVLSDLSKRVEWDPNYERCELIHRVDDDDFLYRVVTPSICRGGVSSSPSANQGGMVQDFILLASRRPPCDSGDPYVIALRSVTLPTHPPTEGYNRGEVLCAGFSIMEVSNTVSKISYFNQASPEVLPYISTDIAGLSSSFYGTFCTCSTFLQDNRDNPTPKDQPPSSTLNSTLL
- the fam151a gene encoding protein FAM151A isoform X1; amino-acid sequence: MYEEGKKKEEEENEDLRRYCRYFTKEQLITLCVCVALLVLLLVIIITSVLLTQNGGRASETILPFPTDGDMLDFLIQTGDIRERDALYATWYHRANNKSEMNIALQSSIMVLEADVTVQGYATVNVTTIPIMAHPPAVYSDNTLDQWLDAVLQSKKGIKLDFKCIQAVTPSLGILSMKNQTKGINRPVWLNADILPGPNVPAFWPVINGPEFLAMIQQSFPDVTISPGWAVLYLPQFPNVTYTQAMVEDMYAIIKNVPQTVTFPVHALMTKNGWPHISWLLSQSPKFSLTLWQSQENNPSVNDLLFVRDNTNPKRVYYDIYEPVLSQFKEAAKQRNRQRRFYPGGDLIDYFQPKYRDGLYIQWNTVTDRASLLSLLSDSASGMLIIPVGSGSAQPGVPVVEGSRPEFLLQDCLNLVLASPKPCGIYLRIQSQSQLEPSLHLLSSAYHSDLLYRPVWVNMALSHGAFQTQGYISGREFLHTVNQVFPYVTLAPSWPLEVLREGYNRAMVDDMEVLLKGTWQAVSLQVRAEPLGRSVEGQRRIREVQSQYSLTVETGIESGIDEEAGPQAIMANLSGSKDRSLFFITENYWSKM